The following proteins are encoded in a genomic region of Gossypium hirsutum isolate 1008001.06 chromosome D05, Gossypium_hirsutum_v2.1, whole genome shotgun sequence:
- the LOC107904036 gene encoding probable LRR receptor-like serine/threonine-protein kinase At1g53430 — protein MGFVFSLFKMVSVLFLGFLALNCFTEFGSNAQVLPDSEVETLQTVFSKMQHPNASRISPTFCSETSWNYTISDLVESSIACDCSDANNTICHVTQILIKGHNLTGILPSELGNLTRLQVVDLTRNYLNGSILSSLSDLPLTNLSLLGNRLSGPIPPEIGDISTLLNLVLEDNLLGGSLPSNLGNLGRLDRFLLSGNNFTGRIPESFGNLKNLTDFRIDGNSLSGRMPDFIGNWTKLSRLDMQGTSMEGPIPSTISELKNLTELRISDLNGTSSAFPNLEGMKDMKELVLRNCLITGSIPANIGEMASLKTLDLSFNRLTGQIPGTLEDLANLNFLFLTNNSLSGEVPPWILNSDNNIDLSYNNFTSSAQTSCQQANVNLVSGSSSAANSDSAPWCLRKDLPCPRNPDHHSLFINCGGEATTSVDGDDYEEDLSNSGPSTFFSSANKWAYSSTGVYLGNEGAPYTARTSSAVNGSEFYKTARIAPQSLKYYGLCLRQGNYKVQLHFAEIMFSDNQTFDSLGRRLFDVSIQGQVVLEDFNIVEEAGGVGKGITREFNVDVNGSTLEIHLFWRGKGTAAIPNRGVYGPLISAITVTPNFKVDTGNGLSAGAIAGIVIGSCVIIVLLLIILRLTGYLGGKDNENSELQGLELQTGYFSLRQIKAATNNFDSTNKIGEGGFGPVYKGVLSDGMVIAVKQLSSKSKQGNREFVNEIGMISALQHPNLVKLYGCCIEGNQLLLIYEYLENNSLARALFGRDEHRLTLDWSTRKKICLGIARGLAYLHEESRLKIVHRDIKATNVLLDKDLNAKISDFGLAKLDEEENTHISTRIAGTIGYMAPEYAMRGYLTDKADVYSFGVVLLEIVSGKSNTNYRPKEEFVYLLDWAYVQQEQGNLLELVDPSLGSKYSNEEALRMLNIALLCTNPSPTLRPSMSSVVSMMEGKIPVQAPLIKRKDADRDARFRAFEMLSHDSQMNVSIHSHDSQGPRSTSIDGSWIDSSISLPDETQPHSSSRMLLEKPLENN, from the exons atggggtttgttttctccctatttaaGATGGTCTCTGTTCTTTTTCTGGGTTTTTTGGCTTTGAATTGCTTCACGGAGTTTGGATCAAATGCTCAAGTTTTGCCTGATAGTGAAG TGGAAACTCTTCAAACGGTATTTTCAAAGATGCAACATCCAAATGCTTCAAGAATCAGCCCAACCTTTTGCAGTGAAACTTCATGGAATTATACCATTTCTGATCTTGTTGAAAGCAGTATTGCATGCGACTGTTCTGATGCAAACAACACTATATGCCACGTCACTCAAAT CTTGATAAAGGGTCACAATTTGACTGGAATTCTACCATCTGAACTTGGAAATCTTACACGCCTGCAAGTAGT CGATCTCACTCGCAACTATCTTAATGGATCAATTCTGTCGAGTTTATCTGATCTCCCTCTCACCAATTT GTCTCTTCTTGGGAACCGTCTTAGCGGTCCGATTCCTCCGGAAATCGGTGATATTTCAACTCTTCTAAACCT ggttttggaaGATAATCTGCTTGGGGGATCATTGCCTTCCAATTTAGGAAATTTGGGCCGCTTGGATAGATT CCTTCTTTCTGGAAACAATTTTACAGGCAGAATACCAGAATCGTTTGGCAATTTGAAGAACTTAACTGATTT CCGGATTGATGGAAATAGTTTGTCAGGGAGGATGCCAGATTTCATTGGGAATTGGACCAAACTTTCAAGATT GGATATGCAAGGCACATCAATGGAAGGGCCAATTCCTTCTACCATATCTGAGTTAAAGAACTTAACTGAATT GAGGATATCCGATTTGAATGGGACAAGTTCGGCTTTCCCAAATTTGGAGGGAATGAAAGATATGAAAGAATT GGTGCTACGAAATTGCTTGATTACTGGTTCAATCCCTGCCAACATAGGGGAAATGGCATCTTTAAAAACATT GGACCTAAGCTTCAACCGCTTAACCGGTCAAATTCCAGGGACACTTGAGGATTTGGCAAACTTAAATTTCCT GTTTCTGACTAACAACTCATTGAGTGGAGAAGTACCTCCTTGGATATTGAACAGCGACAACAACAT agatttgtcttataataattttacatCTTCAGCCCAAACAAGTTGCCAGCAGGCAAATGT GAACTTAGTTTCAGGTTCCTCATCTGCAGCAAATAGTGACTC AGCTCCTTGGTGCTTAAGGAAGGACCTTCCTTGTCCCCGAAACCCTGACC ACCATTCCTTATTTATTAATTGTGGAGGAGAGGCTACAACAAGTGTTGATGGAGATGACTATGAAGAAGATTTAAGCAACTCTGGTCCATCAACCTTCTTCAGTTCAGCAAATAAGTGGGCTTATAGTAGTACCGGGGTTTATTTAGGCAACGAAGGGGCTCCTTATACTGCAAGAACTTCATCGGCTGTGAACGGCTCGGAATTCTACAAAACTGCACGTATTGCACCACAATCACTGAAGTACTATGGCTTATGTTTACGACAAGGCAATTACAAAGTTCAGCTTCACTTTGCTGAAATAATGTTTTCTGATAATCAGACATTTGACAGTCTAGGAAGGCGGTTATTTGACGTATCAATTCAA GGACAAGTAGTTTTGGAGGATTTCAATATCGTGGAGGAAGCCGGTGGTGTTGGAAAGGGCATCACCCGGGAATTCAATGTTGATGTAAATGGAAGTACTTTGGAGATCCACTTATTCTGGAGAGGGAAAGGGACCGCTGCCATTCCTAATAGAGGGGTCTATGGACCACTTATATCTGCTATTACAGTAACACCAA ACTTTAAGGTCGACACTGGTAATGGGTTATCTGCTGGAGCTATTGCTGGTATTGTGATTGGCTCATGTGTGATTATCGTCTTGTTATTGATCATCCTCCGACTGACTGGTTACTTGGGTGGAAAAGACAATGAAAACAGTG AGCTTCAGGGGCTAGAACTTCAGACTGGCTATTTCAGTTTAAGACAGATTAAGGCTGCAACAAATAACTTCGATTCCACAAATAAGATTGGTGAAGGAGGATTTGGGCCAGTTTACAAG GGTGTACTGTCAGATGGTATGGTGATTGCAGTTAAGCAGCTATCCTCTAAATCTAAGCAAGGAAATCGCGAATTTGTGAATGAGATAGGGATGATTTCAGCATTGCAACACCCGAATCTTGTGAAACTTTATGGTTGTTGCATTGAAGGAAATCAGTTGTTGTTAATCTACGAGTACTTGGAAAACAATAGTCTTGCTCGTGCCCTTTTCG GTCGTGATGAACACCGGCTTACCTTGGACTGGTCTACACGAAAGAAAATATGCTTGGGGATAGCTAGAGGGCTAGCTTATCTTCATGAGGAATCAAGGCTAAAAATTGTTCACAGAGATATTAAGGCAACAAATGTGTTGCTTGATAAGGATCTAAATGCTAAGATCTCCGACTTCGGATTAGCCAAGCTCGATGAAGAAGAGAACACTCATATCAGCACCAGAATAGCAGGAACAAT AGGTTATATGGCACCGGAATATGCAATGAGGGGTTACTTGACTGACAAGGCAGATGTTTATAGCTTTGGTGTTGTTCTTTTGGAGATTGTTAGTGGGAAGAGCAACACAAATTACAGGCCTAAGGAGGAATTTGTTTATCTCCTTGATTGG GCCTATGTCCAGCAAGAGCAAGGTAACCTTTTAGAACTTGTGGATCCGAGCCTTGGTTCAAAGTACTCAAATGAAGAGGCTTTACGGATGCTTAACATTGCTCTTTTATGCACCAATCCATCTCCCACTCTAAGGCCATCAATGTCTTCGGTTGTAAGCATGATGGAAGGCAAGATTCCTGTCCAAGCTCCATTGATCAAGCGAAAGGATGCGGACCGAGATGCGAGGTTCAGAGCCTTTGAGATGCTTTCACATGACAGCCAAATGAATGTCTCGATACATTCGCATGACAGCCAGGGTCCGAGAAGCACATCCATTGATGGATCATGGATTGATTCTTCAATATCTCTACCAGATGAGACTCAACCGCATTCTTCATCAAGAATGCTTCTAGAAAAACCCTTAGAGAATAATTGA